One window of Microcoleus vaginatus PCC 9802 genomic DNA carries:
- a CDS encoding Spx/MgsR family RNA polymerase-binding regulatory protein, giving the protein MSIQVYGIPNCGTCKKAFQWLQDSDVNYEFINTKEQPPTRATIQSWVAALGFQPMRNTSGQSYRALGDDKNNWTSEQWVEAFAKDAMLLKRPLFVKEGTAVLVGFKEDVIREKLGLSRG; this is encoded by the coding sequence ATGTCAATTCAAGTTTACGGAATCCCGAACTGCGGAACCTGCAAAAAAGCTTTCCAGTGGCTCCAAGATAGCGATGTTAATTACGAGTTTATTAACACAAAAGAACAGCCGCCGACTCGCGCCACAATCCAAAGCTGGGTAGCTGCTTTGGGTTTTCAACCCATGCGAAATACTTCCGGTCAATCTTACCGCGCTTTGGGCGACGACAAGAATAATTGGACAAGCGAACAGTGGGTGGAGGCTTTTGCTAAGGATGCGATGCTGCTGAAACGTCCTCTTTTCGTTAAAGAGGGAACGGCTGTTTTAGTAGGTTTCAAAGAAGATGTAATTCGAGAAAAATTGGGGCTTTCAAGGGGCTGA
- a CDS encoding GNAT family N-acetyltransferase — MTDKTDNYRIVETLTESQVSDLMDLYKNEFWSDKRTREDVVKMLAATDVIIGFVDESDRLIGITRVITDFVYRAMIFDVIIKPTHRKMGLGAKLMDAVLTHPELQAVEHFYLNCLPNMMPFYERWGFSDDVGELKFLRRTTG, encoded by the coding sequence ATGACCGATAAAACTGATAACTACCGAATTGTCGAAACTTTGACCGAAAGCCAGGTTTCCGACTTGATGGATTTGTACAAAAACGAGTTTTGGAGCGACAAGCGGACGCGCGAGGACGTTGTGAAAATGCTAGCGGCGACTGATGTTATCATTGGTTTTGTCGATGAGAGCGATCGGCTAATTGGCATTACCCGCGTCATCACCGATTTCGTATACAGAGCCATGATTTTTGATGTGATTATCAAGCCGACACACAGAAAGATGGGACTGGGTGCGAAGTTGATGGATGCAGTTTTAACTCATCCCGAACTGCAAGCTGTCGAGCATTTTTATCTTAATTGTTTGCCGAACATGATGCCGTTTTACGAGCGTTGGGGTTTCTCGGATGATGTGGGCGAACTTAAGTTTTTGCGGCGAACAACAGGCTGA
- a CDS encoding cyclic peptide export ABC transporter — protein sequence MNVIWLLLKASWLNVSIAILTGLISGGCSAMLISLINRAISDNSNGNLVWYFAGLAILALLSGFVSQFLLIYLSQEAVYNLRLSLSRGILSTPLRNLEELGANRLLATLTDDVGTLSNTIFLIPFLCVDIAVVVGCLTYLSTISGTVFVVVFCFLVLMIGTVQLLLSKMRKFFDLAREEQDILFKHFRSITDGIKELKLHSLRRQEFFTEQLQVSADASRDYNVTALNTGAVAIGVGQLLFFMLMGLLLFALPKFVPVSTPVLSAYILTSTYLMSPFQNILQRLPAIFRANTSVEKIERMGLALASQAETSLTVKPIQTAEWATLELNRVVHSYPGEKEDSNFSLGELNLKFHPGQLVFIIGGNGSGKSTLAKLITGLYIPESGKILLDGQPITEENREWYRQHFSAIFSDFYLFERLLGMTNHDLDKQAAEYLREFHLDNKVEVKDGVLSTTALSQGQRKRLALLTAYLEDRPIYLFDEWASDQDPFFRDIFYKQLLPELKRRGKTVFVISHDDRYFDLADRAIKLDYGKVEYDR from the coding sequence ATGAATGTAATTTGGTTACTGTTAAAGGCTTCTTGGTTAAATGTTTCCATCGCCATACTCACAGGCTTAATCAGCGGCGGTTGCAGCGCTATGTTAATTTCCCTAATTAACCGTGCAATCAGCGACAATTCAAATGGTAATTTAGTCTGGTATTTTGCGGGATTAGCAATCTTGGCTCTTTTGAGTGGTTTTGTATCCCAATTTTTGTTAATCTACCTTTCTCAAGAAGCTGTTTACAATCTCCGGCTGAGTTTGAGCCGTGGGATTTTGTCTACTCCTTTGCGAAATTTGGAAGAGTTGGGCGCTAACCGCTTGCTGGCAACTCTCACAGATGATGTGGGAACCCTTTCTAATACTATATTTTTGATTCCTTTTCTTTGTGTTGATATCGCCGTTGTCGTGGGCTGCTTAACTTATTTAAGCACGATTTCAGGTACGGTTTTTGTTGTTGTCTTTTGTTTTTTGGTGCTGATGATTGGGACGGTGCAGTTGTTGCTTAGCAAAATGCGAAAATTCTTCGATTTAGCCAGAGAAGAACAAGATATATTATTTAAGCATTTTCGTAGTATTACTGATGGAATTAAGGAACTTAAACTGCATTCCTTGCGCCGCCAAGAGTTTTTTACGGAACAATTGCAGGTGAGTGCTGATGCTTCCCGCGATTATAACGTGACTGCTTTGAATACTGGTGCAGTTGCGATTGGAGTGGGTCAGTTGCTATTTTTTATGCTGATGGGTTTGCTGCTGTTTGCTTTGCCGAAATTTGTGCCAGTTTCTACACCTGTTTTGTCAGCTTATATTCTGACAAGTACCTATTTGATGTCTCCGTTTCAGAATATTTTGCAAAGGTTGCCGGCGATTTTTCGTGCTAATACTTCGGTGGAAAAGATAGAGAGAATGGGATTGGCTTTGGCGAGTCAAGCTGAGACAAGTTTAACGGTTAAACCGATTCAAACTGCTGAGTGGGCGACGCTGGAGTTAAATCGAGTAGTTCACAGCTATCCCGGAGAAAAAGAAGACAGTAATTTTAGTTTGGGCGAGCTGAATTTGAAGTTTCATCCCGGTCAATTGGTGTTTATAATTGGCGGGAATGGCAGCGGGAAGTCTACTTTAGCTAAGTTAATCACTGGTTTGTATATTCCTGAATCGGGAAAAATTCTCCTCGATGGCCAGCCAATTACTGAGGAAAATCGAGAGTGGTACAGGCAGCATTTTTCTGCGATTTTTTCGGATTTCTATCTGTTTGAAAGGCTGTTGGGGATGACTAATCACGATTTGGACAAGCAGGCGGCTGAATATTTGCGAGAGTTTCATTTGGACAATAAAGTTGAGGTGAAAGATGGAGTTTTGTCAACTACGGCTTTGTCTCAGGGACAGCGAAAGCGGCTGGCTTTGCTGACGGCGTATTTGGAAGATAGACCGATTTATTTGTTTGATGAATGGGCTTCGGATCAAGACCCGTTTTTCCGGGATATTTTTTACAAGCAGTTGTTACCGGAGTTGAAGCGCCGGGGGAAAACGGTTTTTGTGATTAGTCACGATGACCGCTATTTTGATTTAGCCGATCGCGCAATTAAACTAGATTACGGTAAAGTAGAGTATGACCGATAA
- a CDS encoding Uma2 family endonuclease encodes MLVQIKEKFYTPDEYRELEETAEFRNEYRDGKIVQMSGGSINHSRIIRNLSRVLGNLLEEQPYELFHNDLRLWIPRYRRGTYPDVMVIEGEPVFTEGRSDEILNPMLILEVLSKSTKDFDREDKFRFYRSIPEFCEYVLVNQSEFLVAQYIKTESNEWLFREYEGETATVSFASLGVQMSMSEIYAKVVFETSETEVQ; translated from the coding sequence ATGTTAGTACAAATTAAGGAAAAGTTTTATACTCCAGATGAGTACCGGGAGTTAGAGGAAACTGCTGAGTTTAGAAATGAATACCGCGATGGAAAAATTGTACAAATGAGTGGTGGTAGTATTAATCACAGCCGGATTATCCGAAATTTGAGTAGAGTCTTGGGAAATTTGCTTGAGGAGCAGCCCTATGAGCTTTTTCACAACGATTTGCGCTTGTGGATTCCTCGGTACCGACGGGGAACTTACCCGGATGTGATGGTTATTGAAGGGGAGCCAGTTTTTACCGAGGGACGCAGTGATGAGATCCTCAATCCCATGCTCATCCTGGAAGTGCTTTCTAAGTCTACCAAAGATTTTGATCGAGAGGATAAGTTTCGGTTTTATCGATCTATCCCTGAATTCTGTGAATATGTGTTAGTCAATCAATCTGAGTTTTTAGTCGCACAATATATTAAAACAGAATCGAATGAATGGTTATTTCGGGAATATGAGGGAGAGACAGCAACCGTTTCTTTTGCTTCCTTGGGAGTGCAAATGTCGATGAGCGAGATTTATGCAAAAGTGGTATTTGAAACCTCTGAAACAGAAGTACAATAA
- a CDS encoding NAD(P)H-quinone oxidoreductase subunit N, translated as MDFATLAAQLNAGTILPEGIVIITLLVVLVGDLIVGRSSSAWTPYVAVAGLLAAVAALCLQWDNTDTISFLGGFNSDALSLVFRGIIALSTAVTILISVRYVLQTGTALAEFIGILLTATLGGMFLSGADELVMIFISLETLSISSYLLTGYTKRDPRSNEAALKYLLIGSSSSAVFLYGLSLLYGLSGGETKLSTIAANLSTVNEGQSLGLVIALVFAIAGIAFKISAVPFHQWTPDVYEGSPTPVVAFLSVGSKAAGFALAIRLLTSAFPALTEQWHFVFTALAILSMVLGNVVALAQTSMKRLLAYSSIAQAGFVMLGLIAGTEAGYSSMIFYLLVYLFMNLGAFACIILFSLRTGTDQISEYSGLYQKDPLLTLALSICLLSLGGIPPLAGFFGKIYLFWAGWQAGLYGLVILGLITSVVSIYYYIRVVKMMVVKEPQEMSDAVKNYPEIRWNLQGLRPLQVSVVLTLVATTLAGILSNPLFNLANDAITKTPMLQSALSQVQPVVAAKIESNLVSRRD; from the coding sequence ATGGATTTTGCTACTCTTGCTGCCCAGCTAAATGCTGGAACTATCTTGCCAGAGGGAATTGTCATCATCACCCTCTTGGTGGTTCTCGTCGGCGATTTAATCGTAGGCCGCAGTTCCTCGGCTTGGACTCCCTACGTTGCCGTTGCGGGTTTGTTGGCCGCCGTCGCTGCCTTGTGTTTGCAGTGGGATAACACGGATACCATCTCGTTTCTGGGCGGTTTTAACAGCGATGCCTTGAGTTTAGTGTTTCGCGGAATTATCGCTTTGAGTACGGCTGTCACTATTTTGATATCCGTCCGCTATGTACTGCAAACGGGTACTGCTTTAGCGGAATTTATCGGCATTTTGCTGACCGCTACTTTGGGGGGAATGTTCCTCAGCGGCGCTGATGAATTGGTGATGATTTTTATTTCGTTGGAAACTCTGAGTATCTCGTCTTATTTGCTGACGGGTTACACAAAACGCGACCCGCGTTCCAATGAAGCTGCTTTGAAATATTTGTTAATTGGGTCGTCTTCTTCGGCGGTGTTTCTCTACGGGCTTTCGCTGTTGTACGGGTTGTCTGGTGGCGAAACTAAGCTGAGTACGATCGCGGCTAACCTTTCTACTGTGAATGAAGGTCAATCTCTCGGTTTGGTGATTGCTTTGGTTTTTGCGATCGCCGGCATCGCCTTCAAAATCTCTGCGGTTCCCTTCCACCAATGGACTCCTGACGTTTACGAAGGTTCTCCTACACCCGTTGTTGCCTTCCTTTCTGTCGGTTCCAAAGCAGCCGGTTTTGCCCTAGCAATCCGCTTGTTAACAAGTGCTTTCCCCGCACTTACCGAACAGTGGCACTTCGTATTCACGGCCTTAGCCATTCTCAGCATGGTGTTGGGAAATGTGGTTGCCCTCGCCCAGACTAGCATGAAGCGGCTTTTGGCTTATTCGTCGATCGCCCAAGCCGGTTTTGTGATGCTGGGTTTGATTGCAGGAACAGAAGCCGGTTACTCCAGCATGATATTTTATCTGTTGGTTTACCTGTTTATGAACTTGGGTGCTTTCGCCTGCATCATCCTGTTCTCGCTGCGGACTGGAACCGACCAAATTAGCGAATACTCGGGTTTGTACCAAAAAGACCCGCTGTTAACTTTAGCCTTAAGTATTTGCCTGCTTTCTCTCGGTGGAATTCCGCCCCTGGCTGGATTTTTCGGCAAAATCTATCTGTTCTGGGCCGGCTGGCAAGCAGGACTTTACGGCTTAGTTATTCTGGGATTAATTACCAGCGTAGTTTCGATTTACTACTACATCCGCGTCGTCAAAATGATGGTAGTGAAGGAACCTCAAGAAATGTCAGATGCGGTAAAAAATTATCCCGAAATTCGCTGGAACCTTCAGGGACTGCGGCCTTTACAAGTCAGCGTTGTACTCACCTTGGTGGCGACAACATTGGCGGGAATTTTATCGAACCCTTTGTTTAACTTGGCTAATGATGCTATTACCAAAACTCCCATGTTGCAGTCGGCATTGAGTCAGGTGCAACCTGTTGTGGCTGCGAAAATTGAATCGAATTTGGTGTCTCGCCGGGATTAA
- a CDS encoding nitrate ABC transporter substrate-binding protein: protein MSKLLNYLCIFIITGCLLFACHSRESLKIKRPPLKVSCVSFVGYTPLIIAQEKEFFKGQGVDVDLSYVDYSQFQDADFSAGKYDGIGLTLGDLVILSATNPDMQAVMVLDESTGADVVVAQSEIKTIPKLKGKKLGANLGSFSEVFVTEMLKASKLTSDDVSLVKVEPLEVPNRLQNNAIQAGHTWEPHLSEALKLGAHILFTSKQTPGLILDLVAFRGEVIRDRPEDIRAFVRGWLQGLSYWQANIPEGNEIVSKALNLPINTISFEGIDLTDFAENQKFFQSDSPNYIYKTANKYADFFIRAGNVTRLPNLETLFNSSFLTPPPSLKP, encoded by the coding sequence ATGTCTAAACTACTCAATTACCTCTGTATCTTTATTATTACCGGCTGCCTGCTGTTTGCTTGTCATTCTCGGGAATCTCTAAAAATAAAACGTCCTCCCCTAAAAGTATCTTGTGTCTCTTTTGTTGGCTATACACCTCTGATCATTGCTCAAGAGAAAGAATTCTTCAAAGGGCAAGGGGTAGACGTGGATCTCAGCTATGTAGACTACTCACAATTCCAAGACGCGGATTTCAGTGCAGGGAAGTATGATGGGATCGGATTGACCTTGGGCGATTTGGTGATATTGAGTGCCACAAATCCTGATATGCAAGCTGTGATGGTTTTGGATGAATCGACAGGTGCAGATGTGGTAGTCGCGCAATCAGAGATTAAAACAATCCCTAAGTTGAAAGGAAAAAAGCTTGGTGCAAATCTAGGCAGCTTTAGCGAGGTTTTCGTTACTGAGATGTTGAAAGCCTCTAAACTGACGAGCGATGATGTTAGCCTGGTTAAAGTCGAGCCTTTAGAAGTTCCCAATCGCTTACAAAACAATGCTATCCAAGCAGGACACACTTGGGAACCGCATCTTTCTGAAGCATTAAAATTAGGGGCGCATATCCTGTTTACAAGCAAACAAACCCCAGGCTTAATTTTAGATTTGGTAGCGTTTCGGGGTGAGGTGATACGCGATCGCCCCGAAGATATTCGCGCCTTTGTGCGAGGCTGGCTTCAAGGCTTGTCATATTGGCAAGCAAATATTCCCGAAGGAAACGAGATCGTGAGCAAAGCGTTGAATCTTCCGATCAACACAATCTCTTTCGAGGGAATAGACCTCACTGACTTTGCCGAAAATCAAAAGTTCTTTCAATCAGACAGTCCTAATTATATCTACAAAACCGCCAACAAATATGCGGACTTTTTTATTCGCGCTGGCAATGTTACGCGCCTTCCCAATCTAGAAACCTTGTTCAATTCTTCTTTCTTAACCCCCCCTCCTAGTCTGAAACCATGA
- a CDS encoding HAMP domain-containing protein — MKRSSFFNSIRTKLIVSFLLVALIPLLLLAFINKQTTQKALTDNARQALSAAANETANRIDGFIDGNLDAVRVEAILPGLAAYLGLPPERRNGSPQEMLATETLTRLSRKDMLNIISYALLNLEGRNVLDTHTPDVGRDESGQDYFQEPLKTQLSFVSSIRQSATIPNLVTLFFSSPVRDAKGNILGVLRVTYNATSVQQLVTRETEHAGAKSLAVLLDEHYIYLAHSTTPELLFKSIVPLSPNVVAKLQREGRLPKSLTKELAINLPDLKQALDTKQPYLTTRLAATGNNELSLLAIARLKYKPWSVLFAQPIAVALAPVEKQIRDALLLLAIIATIVTIIALAIAQLLTKPVIYLTEAVAQFTAGNLDMRVKMRSRDEIGLLARSFNSMARQIQESFETLEDKVKERTAELANANQEIIGLNEKLKVDNLRLGAEVNVARQIQQMILPNPEELEIDGLDIAGYMEPADEVGGDYYDVLQIDGVVTLAIGDVTGHGLESGILMLMAQTSVRTLQEIRELDPVRFLDVLNRTLYKNVQRMNSEKSLTLAILSYSEGLISISGQHEETLVVRKNGDVERIDTMELGFPIALDDDIADFISHILIKLEPGDGVVLYTDGIPEAYNIGKKQYGLKQLCQVISQNWHKSAAGVKDAVILDVRQHIGKQKVFDDITLLVFKLQADVTEKGNLVNKIISPGEMLQ; from the coding sequence ATGAAGCGATCGTCGTTTTTCAACAGCATTCGTACAAAGTTAATCGTGTCGTTTCTCCTCGTTGCTCTAATTCCGTTGCTGTTGTTAGCATTTATCAACAAGCAGACAACTCAAAAGGCATTGACCGACAACGCACGACAAGCCCTATCTGCGGCGGCTAACGAAACCGCTAACAGAATAGATGGGTTTATCGATGGGAATCTCGATGCCGTGCGCGTAGAAGCGATTTTACCAGGTTTGGCTGCCTATCTGGGCCTACCTCCAGAACGGCGAAATGGTAGTCCCCAAGAGATGTTAGCGACTGAAACCTTAACCCGGCTCAGTCGCAAAGATATGCTTAATATTATCTCCTATGCCTTGCTCAACTTAGAGGGACGGAATGTACTCGATACACATACACCGGATGTTGGACGAGATGAATCCGGTCAAGATTACTTCCAAGAACCGCTCAAAACTCAACTATCTTTTGTTTCTAGTATTAGACAATCGGCGACAATTCCCAACCTCGTTACGCTCTTCTTTAGCAGTCCTGTTCGCGATGCGAAGGGAAATATATTGGGTGTATTGCGGGTGACATACAATGCCACATCTGTCCAGCAGTTGGTGACTCGGGAAACTGAACACGCGGGTGCGAAATCCTTAGCAGTTCTTTTAGATGAACACTATATCTATCTGGCACATAGCACTACACCTGAACTCCTTTTCAAATCGATTGTGCCTTTGTCACCCAATGTTGTAGCGAAACTGCAACGCGAAGGGCGTTTGCCTAAGAGTCTAACGAAAGAACTTGCAATCAATTTGCCCGACCTCAAGCAAGCATTAGACACTAAGCAGCCTTATCTAACCACACGATTGGCAGCTACGGGTAATAATGAGTTGAGCCTGTTAGCGATCGCCCGCCTGAAATATAAACCTTGGTCAGTTCTTTTCGCACAGCCCATTGCCGTTGCCCTAGCACCTGTAGAAAAACAAATACGTGATGCACTTCTTTTATTAGCAATCATCGCCACAATTGTAACTATCATCGCTTTGGCGATCGCACAACTATTAACCAAGCCTGTGATTTACCTCACCGAAGCCGTTGCCCAGTTTACGGCGGGTAACTTAGATATGCGTGTGAAGATGCGATCGCGAGACGAAATTGGTCTGCTGGCACGATCTTTCAACAGCATGGCGAGGCAAATCCAAGAATCCTTTGAAACCCTCGAAGACAAAGTTAAAGAACGAACAGCAGAACTCGCTAATGCTAATCAGGAAATCATTGGCCTCAACGAAAAACTTAAAGTAGACAACCTCCGCTTAGGTGCAGAAGTGAATGTGGCGCGTCAGATCCAGCAAATGATTTTGCCTAACCCTGAGGAACTGGAAATTGACGGACTAGATATCGCCGGATACATGGAACCCGCTGATGAAGTAGGAGGTGACTACTACGACGTGCTACAGATCGATGGTGTTGTCACACTGGCGATCGGTGATGTCACCGGACATGGCCTGGAAAGCGGCATTCTGATGCTGATGGCGCAAACCTCAGTTCGCACCCTGCAAGAGATTCGTGAACTAGACCCCGTTCGATTCCTGGATGTACTCAACCGTACCCTCTACAAAAACGTACAGCGCATGAATTCTGAGAAAAGTCTGACGCTGGCGATTTTGAGCTACTCCGAAGGACTCATTAGTATTAGCGGTCAGCATGAAGAAACGCTAGTTGTGCGAAAAAATGGAGATGTTGAGCGCATCGATACGATGGAGTTAGGCTTCCCGATCGCTTTAGATGATGATATCGCAGACTTCATCAGTCACATCCTGATTAAGCTAGAACCTGGAGATGGCGTGGTGCTTTATACTGATGGGATTCCAGAAGCCTATAACATCGGCAAAAAGCAGTATGGACTAAAGCAATTGTGTCAAGTAATTAGTCAAAATTGGCACAAGTCTGCAGCAGGAGTTAAGGATGCGGTGATTCTAGATGTGCGGCAACATATCGGTAAGCAGAAAGTCTTTGATGATATTACGTTGCTAGTCTTTAAGCTGCAGGCTGACGTTACTGAAAAGGGAAATTTAGTTAATAAAATTATTTCGCCAGGAGAAATGCTACAATGA
- a CDS encoding helix-turn-helix domain-containing protein, whose translation MKVNYQERIDLTADELKIILSEQRTQPNKQKIQALYWLKTGASQSLTDVAERLGVHRITVHRWLKQYIAGGLSELLEIRQATGRPRVIPSAVIAGISEKLSEESCDFKTYKEIGQWVEENYQVSVKYQTLHKQVHYRMKANLKEPKPVSNEKAQEVGSEFKKNSKTLLKND comes from the coding sequence ATGAAAGTAAACTACCAAGAAAGAATTGATTTAACAGCAGACGAGTTAAAAATAATTCTGTCTGAGCAGCGAACTCAACCTAATAAACAAAAAATTCAGGCACTTTATTGGTTAAAAACTGGAGCGAGTCAAAGCCTTACAGATGTAGCTGAACGTTTAGGTGTACATAGAATTACTGTACATAGATGGTTAAAACAATATATTGCTGGCGGTCTGTCAGAACTGTTAGAAATACGGCAAGCAACGGGTAGACCCCGAGTAATTCCTTCAGCGGTAATAGCCGGAATATCAGAAAAATTAAGTGAAGAGTCCTGTGATTTTAAGACTTATAAAGAAATTGGTCAATGGGTAGAAGAGAACTATCAAGTCTCAGTCAAATATCAAACATTACACAAGCAAGTACACTATCGCATGAAAGCCAACTTAAAGGAACCAAAGCCTGTGAGTAACGAAAAAGCTCAGGAGGTAGGGAGCGAGTTTAAAAAAAATTCAAAAACCTTGCTCAAAAACGATTAA
- a CDS encoding alpha/beta hydrolase, with translation MMNFDPHFFSAKTLAIVCAIAAFVVLGGKVFATTIDYAPPFKETSFYSTTISANNDLADIYYPKPSDLNSGNYSFPIVLLLQGALVDKSFYSDYASQVARYGFVVVVPNHLRPSPFNPTSPPNLASETSQIAAVLSQMAIENTNPTSPIASVIDTQRLGLLGHSFGGAVGLSVIANKCLPELYLCQEPFTRPKELLAGAFFGANLRNPIANEFVPIANDGIAVALIQGDIDGVALPERDQSTFDQIQTPPKALITVMGANHFGITNVNNPAGANPDRNTATLERAVGIETIARWSALFLRANMLKDRAAFDYIYSQGEALDPNVRVTTVAVPKPSSK, from the coding sequence ATTATGAATTTTGACCCTCATTTTTTTTCGGCAAAAACCCTAGCAATTGTTTGTGCAATTGCGGCGTTTGTTGTCCTTGGTGGCAAAGTATTTGCCACAACAATTGATTATGCACCGCCCTTTAAAGAAACCAGCTTTTACAGTACGACGATATCTGCTAATAACGATTTAGCTGACATTTATTATCCTAAACCATCCGATCTTAATTCCGGTAATTACTCTTTCCCCATTGTACTTTTATTGCAAGGTGCGCTTGTAGATAAATCATTTTATTCAGATTACGCTAGCCAGGTGGCGCGGTACGGCTTTGTGGTAGTCGTTCCGAACCATTTGCGCCCTTCGCCCTTCAATCCCACTTCACCCCCTAATTTGGCGTCGGAAACTTCGCAAATTGCGGCGGTTTTGTCTCAAATGGCGATCGAAAACACAAACCCCACATCTCCGATTGCATCTGTTATCGATACGCAGCGCCTTGGTTTATTGGGTCATTCTTTTGGGGGCGCGGTGGGGTTATCCGTGATTGCTAACAAATGTCTCCCAGAATTGTATTTGTGTCAAGAGCCATTTACGCGCCCGAAAGAACTATTAGCGGGCGCATTTTTTGGAGCTAACTTGCGGAATCCCATTGCTAATGAATTTGTACCCATCGCTAATGATGGCATTGCAGTGGCGTTGATTCAAGGCGATATCGATGGTGTCGCCCTTCCAGAGCGAGATCAAAGCACCTTTGATCAAATTCAAACACCACCCAAAGCTTTGATTACTGTTATGGGTGCAAATCACTTCGGCATTACCAATGTTAATAACCCCGCTGGTGCGAACCCCGATCGCAATACTGCTACCTTAGAGCGAGCCGTGGGTATTGAAACGATCGCCCGTTGGAGCGCCCTATTTTTGCGGGCAAATATGCTTAAAGATCGAGCTGCATTTGATTATATTTACTCTCAAGGTGAGGCCCTTGATCCGAATGTCCGTGTTACCACCGTTGCAGTTCCTAAACCATCTTCTAAGTAG
- a CDS encoding hybrid sensor histidine kinase/response regulator, which translates to MNSHQLESHLPNLLVVDDTPDNLRLLSTMLSDKGYKVRGVINGEMALKAARSTPPDLILLDITMPQMNGYEVCQHLKADGRTSDIPVIFLSALDQVLDKVKAFAVGGVDYITKPFHLEEVLARVENQLTIQRLQKKLHEQNARLQESEAKEREKSHQLELALQQLQHTQAQLIQSEKMSSLGNVVAGVAHEINNPISFIKGNLSPVTEYTEDLLRLVQLYAEDFPNPTAAIQEQLEAMDLTFLRNDFPKLIASMRIGADRIGEIVQSLRNFSRLDEAELKAVDIHEGIESTLMILQHRLKDQADQTIIEVVKEYEDLPKIECYAGQMNQVFMNILINAIDVLQSQKSWAKEADDNSPIPTITICTKLLSDSQVAIYITDNGQGITEEVQQRIFEPFFTTKKVGHGKGLGLSISYAIVVDEHGGQLRCFSVPTQGATLAIEIPIHHSKKRFSKEDLVGL; encoded by the coding sequence ATGAACAGTCATCAATTAGAATCTCATTTGCCCAATCTTTTAGTAGTTGACGATACCCCAGACAACCTGCGTCTTTTATCCACTATGCTGAGCGACAAAGGATATAAAGTTCGGGGCGTAATAAATGGGGAGATGGCATTAAAAGCAGCGCGTTCAACTCCACCAGATTTGATTTTGCTCGACATCACGATGCCCCAGATGAATGGCTACGAAGTTTGCCAACATTTAAAAGCGGATGGCAGAACTTCGGATATTCCAGTTATTTTCTTGAGCGCCCTAGATCAAGTGTTGGATAAAGTCAAAGCATTTGCTGTGGGAGGAGTAGACTACATCACCAAGCCATTTCATTTAGAAGAAGTTTTAGCTCGTGTCGAAAATCAACTAACTATTCAGCGTTTGCAAAAAAAATTGCACGAGCAAAATGCGCGATTGCAGGAGTCCGAAGCTAAAGAGCGGGAGAAATCTCACCAGCTAGAGCTGGCTCTACAACAGTTACAACATACGCAAGCTCAACTCATCCAAAGCGAGAAAATGTCAAGTTTGGGGAATGTAGTAGCGGGGGTAGCTCACGAAATTAACAATCCGATTAGTTTCATTAAAGGGAACCTCTCTCCGGTAACGGAGTACACTGAAGATTTGCTGAGGCTGGTGCAACTCTACGCAGAAGATTTTCCCAATCCCACAGCCGCTATCCAGGAACAACTGGAGGCGATGGATCTCACTTTTCTCAGGAATGACTTCCCGAAGTTAATTGCTTCTATGAGAATAGGAGCTGACCGAATCGGAGAAATAGTGCAATCGCTGCGGAATTTTTCCCGACTCGATGAAGCTGAGTTGAAAGCGGTGGATATTCATGAAGGAATTGAAAGTACGCTGATGATTTTGCAGCATCGGCTAAAAGATCAAGCAGACCAAACAATAATTGAAGTGGTAAAAGAATATGAGGATCTGCCAAAGATAGAATGTTATGCGGGACAAATGAATCAGGTTTTTATGAACATCCTGATTAATGCGATTGATGTGTTGCAGTCACAAAAAAGTTGGGCAAAAGAGGCAGATGATAACAGCCCCATCCCTACTATTACTATTTGCACGAAGTTACTCTCGGACTCTCAAGTGGCTATTTATATTACTGATAATGGGCAGGGCATAACCGAAGAGGTTCAACAACGCATATTTGAGCCATTTTTTACAACGAAGAAAGTGGGTCACGGAAAGGGTTTGGGGTTATCGATTAGCTATGCTATTGTAGTGGACGAGCATGGCGGGCAACTCCGTTGTTTTTCGGTACCGACTCAAGGAGCGACATTAGCCATCGAAATTCCGATTCACCACTCTAAAAAACGTTTTTCTAAAGAAGATTTGGTCGGGTTATAA